A genomic window from Gossypium hirsutum isolate 1008001.06 chromosome D10, Gossypium_hirsutum_v2.1, whole genome shotgun sequence includes:
- the LOC121222501 gene encoding uncharacterized protein isoform X1, with protein sequence MDEKMVEDLGFDMTNVVEEVKDDAGIDFKGYKTVQTACINFGKDRFDILRSLSRQDIQILVGFGCPNANKRVVFSAKLLRKSVHLDEGDFEEFLRERIPSDEQRG encoded by the exons ATGGACGAGAAGATGGTGGAAGACTTGGGATTTGATATGACTAATGTTGTTGAGGAAGTCAAGGATGATGCTGGAATTGATTTTAAGGGCTACAAGACTGTGCAAACTGCTTGTATCAATTTTGGAAAGGATCGATTTGATATATTGAG GTCATTGTCGAGACAGGATATTcaaattttggttggttttggatGCCCGAATGCTAACAAGAGGGTGGTTTTCTCTGCAAAACTCTTGAGGAAAAGTGTCCACCTTGATGAAGGAGAT TTTGAGGAATTCTTGCGAGAGAGGATACCTTCTGACGAACAAAGAGGATGA
- the LOC121222501 gene encoding uncharacterized protein isoform X3, with translation MDEKMVEDLGFDMTNVVEEVKDDAGIDFKGYKTVQTACINFGKDRFDILRSLSRQDIQILVGFGCPNANKRVVFSAKLLRKSVHLDEGDFVVPAV, from the exons ATGGACGAGAAGATGGTGGAAGACTTGGGATTTGATATGACTAATGTTGTTGAGGAAGTCAAGGATGATGCTGGAATTGATTTTAAGGGCTACAAGACTGTGCAAACTGCTTGTATCAATTTTGGAAAGGATCGATTTGATATATTGAG GTCATTGTCGAGACAGGATATTcaaattttggttggttttggatGCCCGAATGCTAACAAGAGGGTGGTTTTCTCTGCAAAACTCTTGAGGAAAAGTGTCCACCTTGATGAAGGAGAT TTTGTAGTTCCTGCAGTTTGA
- the LOC121222501 gene encoding uncharacterized protein isoform X2, translating into MVEDLGFDMTNVVEEVKDDAGIDFKGYKTVQTACINFGKDRFDILRSLSRQDIQILVGFGCPNANKRVVFSAKLLRKSVHLDEGDFEEFLRERIPSDEQRG; encoded by the exons ATGGTGGAAGACTTGGGATTTGATATGACTAATGTTGTTGAGGAAGTCAAGGATGATGCTGGAATTGATTTTAAGGGCTACAAGACTGTGCAAACTGCTTGTATCAATTTTGGAAAGGATCGATTTGATATATTGAG GTCATTGTCGAGACAGGATATTcaaattttggttggttttggatGCCCGAATGCTAACAAGAGGGTGGTTTTCTCTGCAAAACTCTTGAGGAAAAGTGTCCACCTTGATGAAGGAGAT TTTGAGGAATTCTTGCGAGAGAGGATACCTTCTGACGAACAAAGAGGATGA